A window of Drosophila sulfurigaster albostrigata strain 15112-1811.04 chromosome X, ASM2355843v2, whole genome shotgun sequence genomic DNA:
GATTAAACAATGCTcgtaaaaaagaaacaattattgagcgagagcaagagcgagacgGAGGAGCGTGAGTTTGGTTAAATGTTTGGCGAGATGCTCGCTTCGTCGcttaatgaatgaatgaatcgAATGATCAAGCGAACGATCGAAACGATCAAACGAATGCAGTCAAAAGCAAATGAATCGCTGCAGAGACTTGAAGCGTGAGATTGTGCGAGCGGAACTCGTAAATCaacgagttgttgttgttgttgttatcgatgttgttgctgccgatTGTCGTCAGCATCTTCCACAGTTGCCACTGTGCAACACTCTTCGCTGATCATCATCAACGGGAGGCGTTAAAATGTTCGATAAGCAGTACACAACAATTTAGTGTACTTTTTGATTAATCGTCTTGGGGTGTGGagtgtttgcttgttgttgttgttttttttcttttgctttttatgccATTTATCGGGGGCATTAATTGGACGCAAGCTGCAAAAATTCCGACTGCCGTTTAATTGAGGAATCAGCCCGTCAGATCGTGCCACACGCATCTGGCCaaaaacagttgcaacatgcaacaacaacaacaacaacaacaacttagggaaattgcaaaacatttgGCCAACTCTCGCGACTTCGATATCCGGTTGACTTAGACaacgacttcgacttcgacttcgagttCGACTTCGAGTTGTTCAACAacttattaaatcatttttgtgtatatgtttTCTTGCACTTTTCGTGgctgcaaaatacaaaaaaaaagcggcacgcaaaatgcattttccaaagcaacagcacaacaacaaaatctgcataaaaatcataatattcAACACACTTGGCTCATATGGAAAAGAGTTGCAAGCACAGCGCAAAAAGGAAATGATAACTCAACTCAGACTTGGGTTGTAGAATTTACAAATAAGAGAACCTGGGATCAACTCCAGAAATGAGTCACTCTGAATTATGGACGACATAATTAATGCTTCCTTATTTGCCAAGTTATGAAACTTTAGAAATTTGctaaatgtaaaatgtaaagcTATTTAAGCTTAGAGAGTTGATAACTAAGAacttatataatatagaaCTATATAACTATGGAGTGCGTGAAAACACTGTCTATTCAATCACACTCAATTATAAGTAATGGGTGGATTTATAAAGAAGGAGTCATCTCAGACTTCACACAGTGTTAACAGCCAAGACGATATCGAATAATAAGCGTAAAGTTAGAGCGGTGATTTTTGGTACACACAATATTCACTCAAGTATTTAAGATTGCTGAAAACTTGggtgcgatcagataaaaattgtagaagttattaaagaaatgcttttgtatgagcaaaaagCGGCTACTGAAATCTGAACTTAATTAgtttggctgataatctagtttattttacactctatggtatattttgaatgtagttctAGCtcagcctttggtatattcttagtatctgtgcggtatattaatttagtatattttcaaattaataccgcacagGGTAGGGGTTAGCCTTTGATATATTCTTAGTATCtgtgcggtatattaattcagtatattttcaaattaatagcACAatgtttcacttttatttacaacgagtagcgggtatctcacaactttcttgtattttattgattttttttttgcaaacttGTAACTGTtcaatttttatgttatttattatgaatagGTTCATTAATAGggaaatcatttattttaattttaattattttgccaAGTTCCATCAACGTTGATATTTGCAtacataattgaatttaataatttgttcaGTCAATTTTCAAGCCGCCTTTGCTTGAGAAAAGTTTTGGTTATACAAAAGTGAATTAGAAATTTGGaaaacaatatcaacaacatCCTGTGTTTAGCTGATCACAATATTGTGTGATgatcgtctctctctctctctctctctctctctctctctatctctctcttgctgATGATCTACAATATTTATGCCACTCATAATCAAGCATTTGAATTGTCGGTTGCATTTGGCGAACGTTATTTCCCAACAGTTTCACCTGCTGCAACTCTAATGTTATTTCCcatgctctttttttttatttgttgcgcGCGCGCACTTGAAAAAAGCTGTGTAAAAGTGTGGCATAtgtgaaaagcaaaacacacgCCCACCAACCAATGCGACCACCATTGTGTTTGATGGCGagaaagttttctttttgctgtttttatttgccacaCTCTGCGCaattgaggttgaggttgaggttcaccacttgccacttgtcaCAACAACACTCGCGTTGCATGGCAGCCACATAAATTGCACAGACAAATAAATTGTCATGACACTGAGTGGCACTTTACAACACTGGCTGCCAGAATTTTGAAAGCCAACACACAAGTGGTGAAAATGGCTttgaaagtaaatatatttatacattattttttgttgtacccTAGAAAGTCattctaataataaataaatataattttaataatagtaaaagtctgaaataaaatcatttccagccaaataatgtttaaatgttaaataaaacgCTTGATAcgaaaatattattagaatttcaaaagtaAAATGCTAAagaaaactgaactgaaaatgtgatattatttttccatttcctAGAAAGTAATtctaataatcaaatatattttttttatgaaagtAAAAATCagaaagaaaatgttttcgCAAAAAATTATGCTCAAATGTTAAAATTCAGAATTAACATGTTTTCCGCgaaaaattatgttaaatttataaaaaataaaaatagcaaattaatGCTAAAGAGGACCGAAAAGTATCTAAATTTTAGACATTATTTTTTCCAGTCATAGAAGAgtaatttcaacaataaatatcTTTTTTATGATAGTAAatgtcaacaacaaaatgttttccaacaaaaatgtttaaataatcagaaaaaaacaaattataattgctAAGAAAAAAGGCTAACTTTGTAACGTGACAACACTGCTCGAAAGTCCATCAAAAGAAGAATGAAAAAAGGCTAACTTTGTAACTGCTAGCTAACACTAAAATTCGCCAAATCTAGCCAAAAGTGACAACACTACTCAAAAGTCATGCAAAAGACGAACGAAAAAATGGCTAACTTTGTAAATAATAGCTAACACTAATAGTCGCTAAATCTAGTCAAAAGTGATAACACTGTTCGAAAGTCCAGCAAAAGACGaacaatttctatttattttggcGAGTTTTATAGCACTGAGCCAACGTGCGTCCACAAAAAGCTGACAGCTACGTCAAACGAGCAGCTGCAATaacaaacaagaagaaaatcaacacaaacacaaaaatcaaGGGCTAGAGCAATGTTTTCCTTAGGAAAAAGGATGCCAGATGCGGtaaggtaaataaataaagcatgtcgcttaaaacaaaaacaaatgtgtgTACGACAAAATTAATCTAACGGCGAAATGGTTCCCATAACATGCAGATACAGTTCGCTTGAGCCACGAATGCGCAATTTGCGAGCACAGAGCTTGAGCAACCAACGTATTTCGAGATAATCGGCGCCCTGCATTATCGATCGCACAACCGGCAGCTTCTCCCTGAGGAACTCCTTGTCCCAGTCATCGATCTGGTATTCAACGTCTTCGGGTTCTATTTTGGACTGCACCCACTGTGGCTCCTCGTCGTCCTTGTGAAACTCCAGCCACAGTAGAATCTTGAGGAGCTCTTCGGAATTGATGCCATGCATGGCAAGCTTCAGTTCGTTTCCCTCATCGAGGTCGCAGTATTTCAGCATGTTTTGTATCACCATCGATCGCTGCAGCACCTTGAGATCGATGGCGATTACACGTCGATCTCTGGTCTCCAATCGTATGAAGTTCTTCtccatttggtataattaattgttgagtttaccaaatatatttttactattgaTTCTCACTTTATTAACACTACAATTTGACATGGAAATCAGGGAATACTATATAGAAAGTCAAAATTACTTGTATTTCTCATTGTGTTAGGAAGTTaggaaatatttgtttatttccaaTTGTTGGGATTAACTTGTCtatgttaat
This region includes:
- the LOC133847858 gene encoding S-phase kinase-associated protein 1; protein product: MEKNFIRLETRDRRVIAIDLKVLQRSMVIQNMLKYCDLDEGNELKLAMHGINSEELLKILLWLEFHKDDEEPQWVQSKIEPEDVEYQIDDWDKEFLREKLPVVRSIMQGADYLEIRWLLKLCARKLRIRGSSELYLHVMGTISPLD